A stretch of the Streptomyces venezuelae genome encodes the following:
- a CDS encoding alpha/beta fold hydrolase — protein MVQRFDVTGADGVRLAAWEFPDGDSASAAEPRPAALLLHGLMGRAFHWAGTARWLADRRRVIALDQRGHGDSESPAHGPYTREAFVADAEAAVEQLGLAPVTLVGHSMGALTAWQLAARRPELVQALVICDMRASALGAASQREWEDWFCRWPLPFPTQDAARRWFGEDDPRVERPDPGRGAFFAEVMRQAEDGWRPQFSRRQMLTARETWVHDAHWEELAQVRCPTLVVRGLDGELGRAEAQEMVRVLPAGQYAEIPDAGHYLHYDQPDAWRAALEPFLDGVLTS, from the coding sequence GTGGTACAGCGCTTCGATGTGACAGGGGCCGACGGGGTCCGCCTGGCTGCCTGGGAGTTCCCGGACGGGGATTCCGCTTCCGCCGCCGAGCCCCGGCCGGCGGCCTTGTTACTCCACGGCCTGATGGGCCGCGCCTTCCACTGGGCCGGCACGGCCCGCTGGCTCGCCGACCGCCGCCGGGTCATCGCCCTGGACCAGCGGGGCCACGGCGACAGTGAGTCCCCCGCCCACGGCCCGTACACCCGGGAGGCCTTCGTCGCCGACGCCGAGGCGGCCGTCGAGCAGCTCGGCCTGGCCCCCGTCACCCTCGTCGGCCACTCCATGGGCGCCCTCACCGCCTGGCAGCTCGCCGCCCGCCGCCCCGAGCTCGTCCAGGCCCTGGTCATCTGCGATATGCGGGCCTCGGCCCTCGGCGCCGCCTCGCAGCGCGAATGGGAGGACTGGTTCTGCCGCTGGCCGCTGCCCTTCCCCACGCAGGACGCCGCCCGCCGCTGGTTCGGCGAGGACGACCCCCGGGTGGAGCGCCCCGACCCCGGCCGCGGGGCCTTCTTCGCCGAGGTGATGCGCCAGGCCGAGGACGGCTGGCGCCCGCAGTTCTCCCGCCGCCAGATGCTGACCGCCCGCGAGACCTGGGTGCACGATGCGCACTGGGAAGAGCTCGCCCAGGTCCGCTGCCCCACCCTGGTGGTCCGCGGCCTCGACGGGGAACTCGGCCGCGCCGAGGCCCAGGAGATGGTCCGCGTCCTCCCGGCCGGGCAGTACGCCGAGATCCCCGACGCCGGCCACTACCTGCACTACGACCAGCCGGACGCCTGGCGGGCCGCTCTGGAGCCTTTCCTGGACGGCGTGCTCACCTCCTGA
- a CDS encoding ABC transporter ATP-binding protein: MPDQSSKAHTTDGTTAGTADGATDGATDGAGAVTAAPAVRISGLWKRFGEQIAVSGIDLELPAGKFIGLVGPNGAGKTTTLSMVTGLLRPDQGRVEVAGHNVWRDPAQVKARIGVLPEGLRLFERLSGRELLGYMGRLRGLPGEETDKRATQLLDVLGLAGAQHKLVVDYSTGMRKKIGLAAALLHNPEVLFLDEPFEGVDPVSAQTIRGVLERYTASGATVVFSSHVMELVESLCDWVAVMADGRIRAAGPLAEVRGDAASLQDAFLELVGAQGRAAGDSLDWLGGGTAAAR, from the coding sequence ATGCCTGACCAGTCGAGCAAGGCCCACACGACGGACGGAACGACGGCCGGAACGGCAGACGGGGCGACGGACGGGGCGACGGACGGGGCGGGGGCGGTCACTGCCGCTCCCGCCGTCCGCATATCGGGCCTGTGGAAGCGGTTCGGGGAGCAGATCGCCGTCTCGGGGATCGATCTGGAGCTGCCCGCGGGCAAGTTCATCGGCCTCGTCGGGCCCAACGGCGCGGGCAAGACGACAACGCTGTCGATGGTGACCGGACTGCTGCGCCCCGACCAGGGGCGGGTCGAGGTCGCCGGGCACAACGTCTGGCGGGACCCGGCACAGGTGAAGGCCCGGATCGGGGTACTGCCGGAGGGCCTGCGGCTGTTCGAGCGGCTGTCCGGCCGGGAACTGCTCGGCTATATGGGCCGGTTGCGCGGGCTGCCGGGCGAGGAGACGGACAAGAGGGCCACCCAGCTGCTGGACGTACTCGGTCTGGCGGGCGCCCAGCACAAGCTGGTGGTCGACTACTCCACCGGTATGCGGAAGAAGATCGGGCTGGCCGCCGCCCTGCTGCACAACCCCGAAGTGCTCTTCCTGGACGAGCCGTTCGAGGGCGTGGACCCGGTGTCCGCGCAGACCATCCGGGGCGTGCTCGAGCGCTACACCGCCTCCGGTGCCACGGTCGTCTTCTCCTCCCATGTGATGGAGCTCGTCGAGTCCCTGTGCGACTGGGTGGCCGTGATGGCGGACGGCCGGATCCGTGCCGCCGGCCCACTGGCCGAGGTACGGGGGGACGCCGCCTCCCTCCAGGACGCCTTCCTGGAACTGGTGGGCGCACAGGGGCGGGCCGCCGGCGATTCGCTGGACTGGCTCGGTGGCGGGACGGCGGCGGCCCGATGA
- a CDS encoding transporter encodes MSSMSAGVPAVALTPVFVRLKLSLLRNGLKGSAKRKAAFIGSLASVLVLAALTVPLLALLRGNAHAGTVVVLLSGILGLGWAVMPLLFSAGDETLDPSRLVMLPLRPRPLVRALLASSMVGIGPLFTLCLAIGSVIAVAHGAAGLAAGVLAVPLLLLGCVALARTMATANVRLLSSRKGRDLAVLSGLLIAIGVQFLNFGVQRLTEPGALTSLRPAAEVVGWLPPASALAMVDSAGAGAYGRATGQLAVTLLAVLGLLYVWERSLTRLMVTPDGSTVAASAPAKEGARGGGLWGLLPGGRAGAVMQRTLRYGFRDPKTKAGWISGLAIGAIVPVVNALQGTGSVYFACFGAGMLGALMYNQFGQDTSAFWMVAQTLSTARDAYAELRARAAALLLITLPYTVLITVVTAWLVGNWAALPDALGLSLGLLGAMVGTGALSSAYAPYSIPQDGAFKSVVPGQAGLAVSSIFGGMFASALLCGPLIGLVIGLRVSDHHGLLWTVLPAGIAWGALLGWAGLRLAAPKVADNLPEILQAVSKG; translated from the coding sequence ATGAGCAGCATGTCCGCGGGCGTTCCCGCCGTGGCGCTCACCCCGGTCTTCGTCCGGCTGAAGCTCTCCCTCCTCCGCAACGGCCTCAAGGGGTCGGCCAAGCGCAAGGCCGCCTTCATCGGCTCCCTGGCCTCCGTCCTGGTGCTCGCCGCGCTGACGGTTCCGCTGCTGGCCCTGCTCCGCGGCAACGCGCACGCCGGCACGGTCGTCGTCCTGCTGTCCGGGATCCTCGGGCTCGGCTGGGCGGTGATGCCGCTGCTGTTCTCCGCCGGGGACGAGACCCTCGACCCGAGCCGCCTGGTGATGCTGCCGCTGCGGCCCCGCCCGCTGGTGCGGGCCCTGCTGGCCTCCTCCATGGTCGGCATCGGCCCGCTGTTCACCCTGTGCCTGGCGATCGGCTCGGTGATCGCGGTGGCGCACGGTGCCGCCGGCCTCGCCGCCGGAGTCCTGGCGGTCCCGCTGCTGCTGCTCGGCTGTGTGGCCCTGGCCCGCACCATGGCCACCGCCAACGTCCGGCTGCTGAGCAGCCGCAAGGGCCGCGATCTCGCCGTGCTCAGTGGTCTGCTGATCGCCATCGGCGTCCAGTTCCTCAACTTCGGCGTCCAGCGGCTGACCGAGCCCGGCGCGCTCACCTCCCTGCGGCCGGCCGCGGAGGTGGTCGGCTGGCTGCCGCCGGCGAGCGCGCTCGCCATGGTGGACTCGGCGGGCGCGGGCGCGTACGGCCGGGCCACGGGACAGCTGGCCGTGACCCTGCTGGCGGTCCTCGGCCTGCTGTACGTCTGGGAGCGCAGCCTGACCCGGCTGATGGTCACCCCGGACGGTTCGACGGTGGCCGCCTCGGCCCCCGCCAAGGAGGGTGCCCGGGGCGGCGGCCTGTGGGGCCTGCTGCCCGGCGGCCGGGCGGGTGCGGTCATGCAGCGGACCCTCCGCTACGGCTTCCGCGACCCGAAGACCAAGGCCGGCTGGATCAGCGGCCTGGCCATCGGGGCGATCGTGCCGGTCGTCAACGCCCTCCAGGGCACCGGCTCGGTCTACTTCGCCTGCTTCGGTGCCGGCATGCTCGGCGCCCTGATGTACAACCAGTTCGGCCAGGACACCTCGGCCTTCTGGATGGTCGCCCAGACCCTGTCCACCGCCCGCGACGCCTACGCCGAACTCCGGGCCCGCGCCGCGGCACTGCTCCTGATCACCCTCCCGTACACGGTCCTGATCACCGTGGTCACCGCCTGGCTGGTCGGCAACTGGGCCGCCCTGCCGGACGCCCTCGGGCTGAGTCTCGGCCTGCTGGGGGCGATGGTGGGGACGGGTGCGCTGTCCTCGGCGTACGCCCCGTACTCCATCCCGCAGGACGGCGCGTTCAAGAGCGTGGTGCCGGGGCAGGCGGGACTGGCCGTCTCCAGCATCTTCGGCGGGATGTTCGCCTCGGCGCTGCTCTGCGGCCCGCTGATCGGGCTGGTCATCGGCCTCCGCGTGTCCGACCACCACGGGCTGCTGTGGACCGTGCTCCCGGCCGGTATCGCCTGGGGCGCGCTGCTCGGCTGGGCGGGCCTCCGCCTGGCGGCCCCCAAGGTGGCGGACAACCTCCCCGAGATCCTCCAGGCGGTCAGCAAGGGCTGA
- a CDS encoding transcriptional regulator, translating into MAARPLVARQPNERLQALIQEAGCSNAGLARRVNMCGAEHGLDLRYDKTSVARWLRGQQPRGRAPGIIAEALGRKLGRTVTIDEIGMANGKNLASGVGLQFSPTVIGAIEQVCELWRSDVGRRDFLSGSTVAASALVEPSRDWLITGADVAVARTGGSRVGLSDVEAVRATTDALVDLDHRFGSGHVRPVVVHYLNSVVSGLIGGSYREPVGRALFAAVARLTELAGYMAVDTGQPGLAQRYYIQALRLAQAAGDRAYGGYVLAASMSHLAAELGNPREIAQLARAAQEGTRGQVTPRAEAMFYAAEARGHALLGDARATQVLASRALSALERAEPESGDDPVWIRHFDEAYLADELAHCHRDLGQAEAAGRRAEEALRVLPATKARRRAIGLLLLASSQVQRREVEQSCATAGQAVELLATIRSNRGAEYVADFRARLDPYRDEPAAREFTTRLTPQPA; encoded by the coding sequence ATGGCAGCCAGGCCTCTCGTCGCCCGCCAGCCGAACGAACGGCTGCAGGCGCTCATCCAGGAAGCCGGGTGCTCGAACGCCGGGCTCGCCCGGCGCGTCAACATGTGCGGTGCCGAACACGGCCTCGATCTCCGCTACGACAAGACATCCGTGGCCCGCTGGCTGCGCGGCCAGCAGCCGCGCGGCCGGGCGCCGGGCATCATCGCCGAGGCGCTGGGCCGCAAACTCGGCCGCACCGTCACCATCGACGAGATCGGCATGGCCAATGGCAAGAACCTCGCCTCGGGGGTGGGCCTGCAGTTCTCCCCGACCGTGATCGGAGCCATCGAGCAGGTCTGCGAGCTGTGGCGCAGTGACGTGGGCCGGCGCGACTTCCTGTCCGGCTCGACGGTGGCCGCGTCGGCGCTGGTCGAACCGAGTCGGGACTGGCTGATCACCGGAGCGGACGTGGCGGTGGCGCGTACGGGCGGCTCGCGGGTCGGGCTGTCCGATGTGGAGGCGGTCCGGGCCACCACCGACGCCCTGGTCGACCTGGACCACCGGTTCGGCAGCGGCCATGTCCGCCCGGTGGTCGTCCACTACCTCAACAGCGTGGTGTCGGGGCTGATCGGCGGCTCGTACCGGGAGCCGGTGGGGCGGGCGCTGTTCGCGGCGGTGGCCCGGCTGACCGAACTGGCCGGCTACATGGCGGTGGACACCGGCCAGCCGGGCCTCGCCCAGCGCTACTACATCCAGGCACTCCGGCTGGCCCAGGCGGCGGGGGACCGGGCCTACGGCGGCTATGTGCTGGCCGCCTCGATGAGCCACCTCGCGGCGGAGCTGGGCAACCCGCGGGAGATCGCCCAGCTGGCGCGGGCCGCGCAGGAGGGCACCCGGGGCCAGGTCACCCCGCGGGCGGAGGCGATGTTCTACGCGGCGGAGGCGCGGGGCCATGCGCTGCTGGGCGATGCGAGGGCCACGCAGGTGCTGGCCTCGCGGGCGCTGAGCGCGCTGGAGCGGGCGGAACCCGAGTCCGGGGACGACCCGGTGTGGATCCGGCACTTCGACGAGGCGTATCTGGCGGACGAGCTCGCGCACTGCCACCGGGACCTGGGGCAGGCGGAGGCGGCGGGGCGGCGGGCGGAGGAGGCGTTGCGGGTGCTGCCGGCGACGAAGGCGCGCAGACGGGCGATCGGGCTGCTGCTGCTGGCGTCCTCGCAGGTGCAGCGGCGGGAGGTGGAGCAGTCCTGTGCCACGGCGGGGCAGGCGGTGGAACTGCTGGCGACGATCCGCTCGAACCGGGGCGCGGAGTACGTGGCGGACTTCCGGGCCCGCCTGGACCCGTACCGTGACGAACCGGCGGCCCGGGAGTTCACCACCCGCCTCACCCCGCAGCCGGCCTGA
- a CDS encoding metal-dependent transcriptional regulator, whose translation MSGLIDTTEMYLRTILELEEEGVVPMRARIAERLDQSGPTVSQTVARMERDGLVAVASDRHLELTDEGRRLATRVMRKHRLAECLLVDVIGLEWEQVHAEACRWEHVMSEAVERRVLELLRHPTESPYGNPIPGLEELGEKNEADPFLDEGMVSLAELDPGTDGKTVVVRRIGEPIQTDAQLMYTLRRAGVQPGAVVSVTESPGGVLVGSGGEAAELEAEIASHVFVAKR comes from the coding sequence ATGTCCGGACTGATCGATACCACGGAGATGTATCTCCGCACCATCCTCGAGCTGGAAGAGGAAGGTGTTGTCCCCATGCGCGCCCGTATCGCCGAACGGCTCGACCAGAGCGGTCCGACGGTCAGCCAGACGGTGGCGCGGATGGAGCGCGACGGTCTGGTGGCGGTCGCCAGCGACCGGCACCTGGAGCTGACCGACGAGGGCCGCCGGCTGGCCACCCGCGTGATGCGCAAGCACCGGCTCGCCGAGTGCCTGCTCGTCGACGTGATCGGCCTGGAGTGGGAGCAGGTGCACGCCGAGGCCTGCCGCTGGGAGCACGTGATGAGCGAGGCGGTGGAGCGGCGCGTGCTGGAGCTGCTGCGCCACCCGACCGAATCGCCGTACGGGAACCCGATCCCGGGTCTGGAGGAGCTCGGCGAGAAGAACGAGGCGGACCCGTTCCTCGACGAGGGCATGGTGAGCCTGGCCGAGCTGGACCCGGGCACGGACGGCAAGACCGTGGTGGTGCGCCGGATCGGCGAGCCGATCCAGACCGACGCCCAGCTGATGTACACGCTGCGGCGGGCCGGAGTGCAGCCCGGTGCGGTGGTGAGCGTGACCGAGTCGCCGGGCGGTGTGCTGGTCGGCAGTGGCGGCGAGGCCGCCGAGCTGGAGGCGGAGATCGCCTCGCACGTTTTCGTCGCGAAGCGCTGA
- a CDS encoding bifunctional DNA primase/polymerase, whose product MDVEETMGVTETDTAAIPKQRGEQLLDHAVRYAEERHWDVFPGTWLEPGDGRELCSCGAEDCVAPGAHPAVKDWAAQATGSAVQVRRMWSKHAKASILLPTGRTFDAIDVAETSGFLALARLERMQLTLGPVTLTPARRMLFFVLPGAGAKVPDLVRKLGWSPSAIDLVVRGEGDFVAAPPTRYGGRGAVQWARRPTPANRWLPDIEELISPLAYATGREASDARIRRGA is encoded by the coding sequence ATGGACGTGGAAGAGACCATGGGAGTCACGGAGACCGACACCGCAGCCATCCCCAAGCAGCGAGGTGAGCAGCTGCTGGACCATGCCGTGCGGTACGCGGAAGAGCGGCACTGGGACGTGTTCCCCGGCACCTGGCTGGAGCCCGGGGACGGCAGGGAGCTGTGCTCCTGCGGGGCGGAGGACTGCGTGGCACCCGGCGCGCACCCCGCGGTGAAGGACTGGGCCGCGCAGGCGACGGGCAGTGCGGTACAGGTCCGGCGGATGTGGTCGAAGCACGCAAAGGCCTCCATCCTGCTGCCCACCGGCCGGACCTTCGACGCCATCGACGTGGCGGAGACCTCCGGATTCCTGGCGCTGGCCCGGCTGGAGCGGATGCAGCTCACCCTCGGCCCGGTCACCCTCACCCCGGCCCGGCGGATGCTGTTCTTCGTCCTGCCCGGGGCCGGGGCGAAGGTGCCGGACCTGGTGCGCAAGCTGGGCTGGTCGCCGTCCGCGATCGATCTGGTGGTGCGCGGCGAAGGAGACTTCGTGGCGGCCCCGCCCACCCGGTACGGGGGCCGGGGCGCGGTGCAGTGGGCGCGGCGGCCCACCCCGGCCAACCGGTGGCTGCCGGACATCGAGGAGCTGATCAGCCCGCTGGCGTACGCGACCGGCCGGGAGGCCTCGGACGCCCGCATCCGCCGGGGCGCGTGA
- a CDS encoding ABC transporter substrate-binding protein — protein sequence MTNRRRTRITSSLLSTVVGASLLTGCGVFPGDTGGSGETLTVMTWAPQDGKATNMPGMPAMARAYERWVNSKGGLEGRRLRVITCDEHNTPTGAADCARQAVAEKAVAVVGSYSQHGRAFMAPLENAGIPFIGGYGISQEEFQSTLSYPVNGGQPALLAGAGHQLARSCEQIALIRPDTLAGDSLPILLNAGLKAQKQPIEKAANEAADIRAAEDSADFGPQAREALAHAGRSKDKGCVTAALGARTETFFDSFRRIDGGRKRPRVASVQGSVSQALIDRTGGAESPFEGAYITGWYPVATDPLWEPMRKVIAEHGFGEDGLDPADVGTQTTWIAYTVFAEAVKRLGDQKVTGLRIARALNSSEGMTTAGLTPDLSWRYEDIRAVRGYPRLVNGRVTFQMVQAGRLVAQPGESSMDMTETMEAAPTTG from the coding sequence ATGACCAACAGGCGACGCACCAGGATCACCAGCTCCCTTCTCAGCACGGTTGTCGGCGCGTCCCTCCTCACCGGGTGTGGGGTCTTCCCCGGAGACACAGGGGGCTCCGGGGAGACCCTCACCGTCATGACCTGGGCACCCCAGGACGGCAAGGCCACCAACATGCCCGGGATGCCGGCCATGGCCCGGGCGTACGAACGGTGGGTCAACAGCAAGGGCGGCCTGGAGGGCCGCCGGCTGCGGGTCATCACCTGCGACGAACACAACACGCCGACCGGCGCCGCCGACTGCGCACGGCAGGCGGTGGCCGAGAAGGCGGTCGCGGTGGTGGGCTCGTACAGCCAGCACGGGCGGGCCTTCATGGCCCCGCTGGAGAACGCGGGCATCCCGTTCATCGGCGGCTACGGGATCTCCCAGGAGGAGTTCCAGAGCACCCTGTCCTACCCGGTCAACGGCGGTCAGCCGGCCCTGCTGGCCGGCGCCGGGCACCAGCTCGCCCGCAGCTGCGAACAGATCGCCCTGATCCGGCCGGACACCCTGGCCGGCGACTCCCTGCCGATCCTGCTGAACGCCGGCCTGAAGGCGCAGAAGCAGCCCATCGAGAAGGCCGCGAACGAGGCCGCCGACATCCGGGCCGCCGAGGACTCCGCCGACTTCGGCCCGCAGGCCCGGGAGGCCCTGGCCCATGCCGGGCGGAGCAAGGACAAGGGCTGTGTGACGGCGGCCCTCGGCGCGCGCACCGAGACCTTCTTCGACTCCTTCCGCCGGATCGACGGCGGCAGGAAGCGGCCCCGGGTCGCCTCCGTCCAGGGCAGTGTCAGCCAGGCCCTGATCGACCGTACCGGTGGCGCGGAGAGCCCCTTCGAGGGCGCGTACATCACCGGCTGGTACCCGGTGGCCACGGACCCGCTGTGGGAACCGATGCGGAAGGTGATCGCCGAACACGGCTTCGGCGAAGACGGGTTGGACCCGGCGGACGTCGGCACCCAGACGACGTGGATCGCGTACACGGTCTTCGCGGAGGCGGTGAAGCGGCTGGGCGACCAGAAGGTCACCGGGCTCCGGATCGCCCGCGCCCTGAACAGCTCCGAGGGCATGACCACGGCGGGCCTCACCCCGGATCTGAGCTGGCGCTACGAGGACATACGGGCGGTACGCGGCTACCCGCGCCTGGTGAACGGGCGGGTCACCTTCCAGATGGTCCAGGCGGGGCGGCTGGTGGCACAGCCCGGCGAGTCCTCGATGGACATGACCGAGACGATGGAAGCCGCCCCGACCACCGGCTGA
- the pdxH gene encoding pyridoxamine 5'-phosphate oxidase → MRKQYRSEIVTEDSLAADPMEQFARWFQDAVNAHVFEPNAMIVSTASADGRPSSRTVLLKQFDVRGFVFFTNYGSRKAREIAGNPFAGLLFPWHPISRQVVVTGSVTRIGRDETAAYFRSRPHGSQLGAWASDQSRVVASRDELDRRYAELADRYPEGEQVPVPPEWGGFRVVPEEVEFWQGHANRLHDRLHYVREEAGWRLERLCP, encoded by the coding sequence ATGCGCAAGCAGTACCGATCGGAGATCGTGACCGAGGACAGCCTCGCCGCCGATCCCATGGAACAGTTCGCCCGCTGGTTCCAGGATGCCGTGAATGCGCACGTTTTCGAACCGAACGCGATGATCGTCTCGACCGCGTCCGCCGACGGCCGGCCCAGCTCCCGGACGGTGCTCCTGAAGCAGTTCGACGTCCGCGGCTTCGTGTTCTTCACCAATTACGGCTCCCGCAAGGCGCGGGAGATCGCCGGGAACCCGTTCGCCGGGCTGCTCTTCCCCTGGCACCCCATCTCCCGCCAGGTGGTGGTGACCGGCTCGGTCACCCGGATCGGCCGGGACGAGACCGCGGCCTACTTCCGGTCCCGCCCGCACGGCTCGCAGCTGGGGGCCTGGGCCAGCGACCAGTCCCGCGTGGTGGCCTCCCGGGACGAGCTGGACCGCCGGTACGCGGAACTGGCCGACCGCTATCCGGAGGGCGAGCAGGTGCCGGTCCCGCCGGAGTGGGGCGGGTTCCGGGTGGTGCCGGAGGAGGTCGAGTTCTGGCAGGGCCACGCGAACCGGCTGCACGACCGGCTGCACTACGTCCGCGAAGAGGCGGGCTGGCGGCTGGAGCGGCTCTGCCCGTGA
- a CDS encoding SIS domain-containing protein has translation MSESKLAGQFFDAAIGLLQRVRDEESSSISRAGVVIADAVAAGHKLFAFGAGHSSLPAQDVVYRAGGLALMNFLAVPGTAGVDVMPATLGSALERVDGLAGAVLDSSPAAAGDVLVIISLSGRNALPVEMAMNARALGLKVIGVTSVAYATETRSRHASGSFLKDHCDIVLDSKIAVGDAELTMDGIDAPFAPASTVVTSAIMQAVMAAAAGELAGRGIEPPLLRSGNVDGGHEWNGRVMAEYGDRIFFRH, from the coding sequence ATGAGCGAGAGCAAGCTGGCCGGTCAGTTCTTCGATGCCGCCATCGGGCTGCTGCAGCGAGTCCGCGACGAGGAGTCCTCGAGCATCTCCCGAGCGGGGGTGGTGATCGCGGACGCCGTCGCGGCGGGCCACAAGCTCTTCGCCTTCGGCGCGGGCCACTCCTCGCTGCCCGCCCAGGACGTGGTCTACCGGGCCGGCGGGCTGGCCCTGATGAACTTCCTGGCGGTGCCCGGCACCGCCGGGGTCGATGTCATGCCGGCCACGCTGGGCAGTGCGCTGGAGCGGGTGGACGGGCTGGCCGGGGCGGTGCTGGACAGCAGCCCGGCCGCAGCGGGCGACGTCCTGGTGATCATCTCGCTGTCCGGCCGCAATGCGCTGCCGGTGGAGATGGCGATGAATGCGCGCGCCCTCGGCCTCAAGGTGATCGGCGTGACCTCGGTGGCGTACGCGACGGAGACCCGGTCGCGGCACGCGTCCGGCAGCTTCCTGAAGGACCACTGCGACATCGTCCTGGACAGCAAGATCGCGGTCGGTGACGCCGAACTCACCATGGACGGCATCGACGCGCCGTTCGCCCCCGCCTCCACGGTGGTCACCAGCGCGATCATGCAGGCGGTGATGGCGGCGGCGGCCGGCGAGCTCGCCGGCCGCGGCATCGAACCGCCCCTGCTGCGCTCGGGCAACGTCGACGGCGGCCACGAGTGGAACGGCCGCGTGATGGCGGAGTACGGCGACCGGATCTTCTTCCGTCACTAG
- a CDS encoding PAS domain-containing protein produces the protein MSASGRSETTDDLLAALLDGMDAALCAFDADGVITHWNREAERILGWSAAEAVGRRGFAGWAVRPADAPDVETTLMSAQDAPGRQVHEFALLTKDGGRVLVRTQSAGVPGADGRPAGVYCAFSEVHAQIDLERSIALSEALMDDASWGVVLVDVDLRPAVVNAHAARAFGSGRTALLGRPLGELLVQGVEELEGALQHVLAEGPPPAPVELWVTLRAAGESVPRRQCWRCGFLRLASPLAEEPVPLGVGWLFQDVTEARQAGLDAAQLRFRSNQLHRAGRAAGEYEDPAEAAAVRLEFALAGFADHALVDVAAGERLVRSAVAPSGTAGPVPLLPAPGAIPVRYEPGHPALQALDRIGPVRTSAPRGQAAERWAAVRQWPEDVAHGLCTVLRSRGRTLGVLTVLRRPSRPAFDAADAAYAEEIAARLAADLDLANLTNLVNPANPAHGT, from the coding sequence GTGAGTGCTTCCGGACGTAGTGAGACCACCGACGATCTGCTCGCCGCCTTGCTGGACGGCATGGACGCGGCCCTGTGCGCCTTCGACGCCGACGGGGTGATCACCCACTGGAACCGCGAGGCCGAGCGGATCCTGGGCTGGTCGGCCGCCGAGGCCGTCGGCCGGCGCGGGTTCGCGGGCTGGGCGGTCCGGCCCGCCGACGCGCCCGATGTGGAGACCACCCTGATGTCCGCGCAGGACGCGCCGGGCCGGCAGGTGCACGAGTTCGCCCTGCTGACCAAGGACGGCGGCCGGGTCCTGGTGCGCACCCAGTCGGCCGGAGTGCCGGGCGCGGACGGCAGGCCGGCCGGGGTGTACTGCGCCTTCTCCGAGGTCCATGCGCAGATCGACCTGGAGCGGTCCATCGCGCTGAGCGAGGCGCTGATGGACGACGCCTCGTGGGGCGTGGTGCTGGTCGACGTGGACCTGCGCCCGGCCGTGGTGAACGCGCACGCCGCGCGGGCCTTCGGGTCCGGCCGGACCGCGCTGCTGGGCCGGCCGCTCGGGGAGCTGCTGGTCCAGGGCGTGGAGGAACTGGAGGGCGCCCTGCAGCACGTCCTGGCGGAGGGCCCGCCGCCCGCCCCGGTGGAGCTGTGGGTGACGTTGCGGGCCGCGGGGGAGTCCGTGCCGCGGCGGCAGTGCTGGCGGTGCGGGTTCCTGCGGCTGGCCTCACCGCTCGCGGAGGAGCCGGTACCGCTCGGGGTGGGCTGGCTGTTCCAGGACGTCACGGAGGCCCGGCAGGCCGGGCTGGATGCGGCACAGCTGCGGTTCCGGTCGAACCAGCTGCACCGGGCGGGGCGGGCGGCCGGCGAGTACGAGGACCCGGCGGAGGCGGCGGCGGTCCGGCTGGAGTTCGCGCTGGCCGGGTTCGCGGACCATGCGCTGGTGGACGTGGCGGCGGGGGAGCGGCTCGTCCGGTCGGCGGTGGCGCCGTCCGGCACGGCCGGACCGGTCCCGCTGCTGCCGGCCCCCGGTGCGATCCCGGTCCGGTACGAGCCCGGGCACCCGGCGCTCCAGGCGCTGGACCGGATCGGCCCGGTGCGGACCAGCGCGCCGCGGGGCCAGGCGGCGGAGCGGTGGGCGGCGGTCCGCCAGTGGCCGGAGGACGTGGCGCACGGCCTGTGCACGGTGCTGCGCAGCCGGGGCCGGACCCTGGGCGTGCTGACCGTACTGCGCAGGCCGTCCCGCCCGGCCTTCGACGCGGCGGATGCGGCCTACGCCGAGGAGATCGCGGCCCGCCTGGCCGCCGACCTCGATCTGGCGAACCTGACGAACCTGGTGAACCCTGCGAACCCGGCACACGGCACCTGA